From the genome of Oxyura jamaicensis isolate SHBP4307 breed ruddy duck chromosome 2, BPBGC_Ojam_1.0, whole genome shotgun sequence, one region includes:
- the SLA gene encoding src-like-adapter — MGNTMKTMRASAETNVTSETGQESDFLAVLYDYPSADISQPIFHVGEKLRVLSDEGGWWRVHSLTTGRENYIPGKYVAKVYHGWLFEGLGREKAEELLQLPNTKVGSFMIRESETRKGLYSLSVRHREVKHYRIFRLPNNWYYISPRQTFQCLEDLVNHYSEVADGLCCVLTTPCLTQCTNNNTVMNPVPPVVMRNKNFNWRSIHRLELTEDTESTLAAIDDSCLSYGLRESIASYLSLTGDDNSSFMSARKKKAQSLIYTGSKHKSALHLPPTYYED, encoded by the exons ATGGGAAATACTATGAAAACGATGAGAGCCTCCGCAGAAACAAATGTGACGAGCGAAACGG GTCAGGAGAGTGATTTCCTTGCTGTCCTCTATGACTATCCCTCAGCAGACATAAGCCAACCTATATTTCATGTAGGAGAAAAACTGCGTGTGCTGTCAGA TGAAGGAGGTTGGTGGAGAGTCCATTCCCTTACAACAGGTCGAGAAAACTATATTCCAGGAAAATATGTAGCAAAGGTTTATCATGG CTGGTTATTTGAAgggctgggaagagaaaaagcagaggaactTCTACAGCTTCCCAACACCAAGGTTGGCTCCTTCATGATCAGAGAGAGTGAAACTAGGAAAg GATTATATTCCCTGTCAGTGCGGCACAGGGAAGTGAAACATTACAGGATCTTCCGCCTCCCAAACAACTGGTATTACATCTCTCCACGGCAAACCTTTCAGTGCCTTGAAGACCTCGTGAATCACTACTCGG AAGTTGCTGATGGCCTCTGCTGTGTCCTTACAACACCCTGTCTTACCCAGTGCACTAACAACAACACCGTAATGAATCCAGTTCCTCCTGTGGTCATGCGGAATAAAAACTTCAACTGGAGAAGCATTCACAG GTTGGAGTTGACTGAAGATACTGAAAGCACGCTGGCAGCAATTGATGATTCTTGTCTCAGCTATGGCCTGAGGGAAAGCATCGCTTCCTACCTCTCCTTGACAGGGGATGACAACTCTTCTTTTATGAGtgccagaaagaagaaagcccAGTCTCTTATATACACGGGGAGCAAGCATAAGAGCGCCCTTCACTTGCCACCTACATACTATGAAGACTGA